The following are from one region of the Poecilia reticulata strain Guanapo linkage group LG7, Guppy_female_1.0+MT, whole genome shotgun sequence genome:
- the taf13 gene encoding transcription initiation factor TFIID subunit 13: MAEEEDEQGFEEELEDGSGGVDAAGHGRRKRLFSKELRCMMYGFGDDQNPYTESVDILEDLVIEFITEMTHKAMSIGRQGRVQVEDIVFLIRKDPRKFARVKDLLTMNEELKRARKAFDEANYGS, translated from the coding sequence AtggcggaggaggaggacgagcaGGGCtttgaggaggagctggaggacggCTCTGGCGGGGTGGACGCCGCTGGCCACGGCAGAAGAAAAAGGCTCTTCTCTAAGGAGCTCCGCTGCATGATGTACGGCTTCGGTGACGACCAGAACCCGTATACAGAGTCCGTGGACATCCTGGAGGACCTGGTGATCGAGTTCATCACGGAGATGACCCACAAAGCCATGTCCATCGGGCGGCAGGGCCGCGTCCAGGTGGAAGACATCGTTTTTCTGATCCGCAAAGATCCCAGAAAATTTGCCCGTGTCAAAGATTTGCTGACCATGAACGAGGAGCTGAAGAGAGCAAGGAAAGCTTTCGACGAAGCCAATTATGGCTCTTAA
- the slc35h1 gene encoding solute carrier family 35 member C2: MAWPVQFLFRGLRTVGLVLLYYVFSIGITFYNKWLMKGFHYPLFMTLVHLGVNFCLSALTRRAMQCWTGKPRIVLTWEDYIRKVAPTALATALDIGLSNWSFLFITISLYTMTKSSAVLFILFFSLVFKLEEPNPFLILVVLLISSGLFMFTFESTQFNMEGFIMVLLASFIGGIRWTLTQVLMQKAELGLQNPIDTMYHLQPLMFLGLFPLFLYNEALSLSASEKLFRVTELSPLLYSLMTLSVGGTLAFGLGFSEFLLVSKTSSLTLSISGIFKEVCTLLLAASLMGDRMSKLNWLGFAVCLCGISLHVGLKTYYSKNKVPSIRQLSSKSSELQLPLLRQNGDKCEDSAADEYNDEEEEQEISLH, from the exons ATGGCGTGGCCGGTCCAGTTTCTCTTCCGGGGCCTTCGCACTGTCGGATTGGTTCTCCTCTACTATGTCTTCTCCATAGGCATCACCTTCTATAACAAATGGCTTATGAAA GGCTTCCACTATCCCTTGTTCATGACGCTGGTTCATCTTGGCGTCAATTTCTGTCTGTCAGCTCTGACGCGGCGGGCTATGCAGTGCTGGACAGGGAAACCCCGCATCGTTCTGACCTGGGAAGACTACATCCGTAAAGTGGCTCCAACAG CCTTGGCAACAGCACTGGACATAGGGCTTTCCAACTGGAGCTTCCTCTTCATCACCATTAGTTT GTACACCATGACCAAGTCCTCAGCAGTGCTGTtcattctctttttctctctcgtGTTCAAACTAGAGGAGCCG AACCCCTTCCTGATCCTCGTGGTCCTGCTGATCTCCAGCGGTCtctttatgtttacatttgaaTCGACTCAGTTCAACATGGAGGGCTTCATCATGGTGCTGTTGGCCTCCTTCATTGGGGGAATCCGCTGGACCCTCACTCAGGTCCTCATGCAGAAAGCAGAGCTGG gTCTTCAGAATCCCATCGATACCATGTACCACCTCCAGCCTCTCATGTTTCTTGgactttttcccctttttctctACAATGAAG CGCTGAGCCTGAGTGCTTCGGAGAAGTTATTCCGGGTGACGGAGCTCTCTCCACTCCTCTATTCCCTCATGACGCTGAGCGTAGGCGGCACGCTAGCCTTCGGGTTGGGCTTTTCTGAGTTTCTCCTCGTCTCCAAAACCTCCAGCCTCACATTGTCGATATCAGGAATCTTTAAG GAGGTTTGTACGCTGCTTTTGGCAGCATCTCTGATGGGAGACAGAATGAGCAAACTGAACTGGCTGGGGTTCGCAGTATGTCTCTGTGGGATTTCTTTACACGTGGGACTCAAAACATACTATTCCAAAA ATAAGGTTCCTTCTATTCGGCAGCTCAGCAGTAAAAGTTCAGAGCTGCAGTTGCCATTACTTCGGCAGAACGGAGATAAATGTGAGGATTCGGCTGCTGATGAGTATaacgatgaagaggaggagcaaGAAATCTCACTGCATTGA